Below is a window of Verrucomicrobiota bacterium DNA.
GGCCAGCCTGTGAAAGCGGAAGGCTATGGCGCCATCTATCCCTCCCTTCCCGCCGGGATGGCGCGACAAGGGGCGGAGGTTTATCGCGCCAACGGTTGCGCAACCTGCCACACGCGACAGTTGCGTCAGACGGGTGTGACGTTCGATGTGGTGCTCAATAAGCCCGGCACCAACCTGACTGAAGTCATCAACGCTGTGCGTAAGATCAAACCCGAACTCGGCGATGCGGATGCCAAGAAGCTGGTGGAAACAATTCCCCAGCCAATCCTTCAGGGAGTCGCGCAGAACGCAGCCGACGCGGCGGCCAAAGCCCTGAACGAAGCGGGTGCCCAGGCCGAGGTCAAACTGGTTCCACTGGGGCCGGACATCGCGCGCAATTGGGGACCGCGCCGCACCGTCGCGCAGGATTATTTGTACGATTATCCGGTGCTGCTCGGCTCGCAACGCATCGGTCCGGACCTCATCAACGTCGGCCTGCGGCTGCCCTCGGAGGAGTGGCATCTGTCGCATCTTTACAACCCACGAATGCTCGTGCCCAACTCCACCATGCCGCCGTATCGTTTCCTGTTTGAGAAGCGCAAAATCGGTCGGCAAGCCTCACCGGAAGCGTTGAAGTTGTCCGGCAAGTTTGCGCCGCCGTCGGGGTACGAAGTTGTGCCGACCACAAAGGCGAAAACCTTGGTCGCCTTTCTGCTGAACCAGCGGATTGAAGCATCGCTGTTCGAAGCGCCGTTTCCGCAATCGGCGGCCAATCCCGTCGCCGACGCGTCAACGAACGCGCCCGCGACCAACGTGCCCGCCGGCGCCACGACGAATTCTCCTGCGAAATGAATTCAGAAAAACCATTGCTTCAAGCTGCTGACGAAGCCGAGCCGACAGCCGGCACCGCCGCCACGCCGGTATTTCTTTTCGTGCTGCTGCTGCTCTTGACCTACTGGGGCATGTATTACCTTGACCAACACAGCGGCGGATTTCAGGCGCTCGCCTACGAGCCGTATAGCGGTCTTGATGAACTTCGCGCTTTGGAGCCGAAACCAACCAGTGGATTTGATCCACGTTATGGCAAGGCTGTTTACGAAAGAACTTGCGGCGTGTGTCATCAGCCAACCGGCCTGGGGGCCGCGGGGCAGTTTCCGCCATTGGCCAGCTCCGAGTGGGTCAACGAACCCGATCCAGCCCGGCTGATTCGGATTGCGTTGGATGGCGCGCAAGGACCGATCACCGTCAATGGTCAGGAATGGAACCTGATCATGTCGGTCAACGGCAAGCAATTGGGCTTGTCGGACCAGGACCTGGCCGCCGTGCTGAGTTACGTCCGCCAGGCTTGGGGGAATAAGGCCCCGCCCGTGACGGCAGAACAAGTAAAGGCCATTCGACCACAAACCGAAGGCAGGTCTGTGCAGTGGACCGCAACCGAATTGCTGGCCGTTCCGGTGAAGAAGTAATTGCCCGGCTTGCTTTGGCATTTTGGAGGTGTTGCTGGTTATGAGTCCCAAGGACGGTGTGGTTGCGCAAGACCATGTGGAATTCAGTGGCGTCACGGACACCAGGCCCGGCGCGCTCCAATAGGTCAGAACTTGCGGCAAGGCTTGCTATGAGGCAGGTTAAGAGCGGCTGGTGGTTGCGGACACTGCTGCAACAATGAGAATCGCATGGCTTCAACCGTGGTTTCACCGTCGGCAGGAGCGCAGAACGACTACGCTAGCGGCGGCAATGAGCCGATGGCCCTTTACTCGACGGCATCGACCACGGGCGAGTTGCACGCTGCCTGCGCCGAACTCGGCCCGTCCTGATCAGCAGGACATTCCCATTCGGCGAAGGACATTTTCGCTGGGACATCATCTCGATGTGAGTCGGGCCACGCAGTACCTCCAGCACCAATTGGATTGCGATGGCTGGCATGTGGCTTGTCGTCATGACCATCAAGTGGTCGTTCAATTGACGCGCGGAGGAGTCGCCACCTACAGCGTTTCCTACGAGTGCTCTCCTGCGGTCGAGAAGGCGGTCTATCATGGCAGCCGAGCCTGGGCGCTGATCATCATTCCATTGCACGGGCAACACAATCTTCCGGCGCGCAAAGTAACGGAGATCAAGACCGGACTGGCTGAACTGCACGGCTGACTTTAATCCGAAACCGCGTGACGTCGGACGCGATCCGAATCCCGCCTTTCGGCAACAACCTGCTGAAGCGTTTGACAGCCCTATGATTCCGGGGTCTAATATAAATAGCGTGAACTTTATAAAACACTTATTCAGTCACCACCCGCATCCGGATCAGGAAACACCCTCCAAGTCCAATTGGCCCGGGCAGTCCGGCAAGGAGTATGAATTCGAGATCTATCCGCTCGACACCACCTTCAAACCGTTGCCTGGCATTTACATTTATGCCGAACAGTTGGCGGACGGTGGTTGGGCGCCGATCTACATTTCTCAAACCCGGGGTCTGCATCAGCGGCTTGAGGGTCACGTGAGCCGGGAGGATGCCATTGCCAAGGGTGCGACGCATCTCCATGCCCATTATTGTACCGCGGGGCAAGGCGCTCGTTGCACGGAGGAACAGGATCTAATTCACCGCTGGCAGCCCGTGTGCAATGATGTGTTCCAAAGCTGACTTGGCGCTGGTTCTGCGACTCAGATCCCGACCTCCTCGGTGAGCGAGGCCAATAGCCTTGCTCGGGATGGCAGTTCGACTCGGCGGTCGCCAACCAGTTCCTCGGATGGGCCGCACTCGCCGCCTTCTTCACGTTCCCCGTTTCAAGTGTTGCGTCGGCAACTGTTTGAAATACTCTGCCCTGCAAGGCAGACGTTCGACAAGAAGCTAACGCACTACAAAAAACGAATCGACACCTCACTCGCAAAGTTTGTCTTCATCCCCACCACCCTCACCCGGATGAACTCTCGCTTGACGCCGGGTGTGCCGGGCGGCTTAATATCCCAATCATTATGAAGACCTGCCTGCTCATAATCCTCTGTATCGCGGTGGAGTTCTCAGCTTCCGCGCAGACCAACGAAACGGGTTTTGTGTCGATCTTCGACGGCAAGTCGCTCACCGGCTGGCATGTCAGCGCGAAGACGGGGCACAGTCGCGCGAGCAAGAACCTATCGGGCGGCAGGTGGGTGGTCGAGGACGGCGCCATCGTCGGCTCGCAGGATATTCCGGCCAACGGCGGCCTCGTCATCACGGACAAGAAGTATTCGGACTTCGAGGTGAAGCTGGAGATGAAGAATGACTTCGGGCCGGACAGCGGTTTGTTTCTGCGCAGCACCGAGGATGGCAAGGCGTGGCAGGCGATGATCGATTACCATGCGGGCGGCAACCTGATGGGCATCTACGGTGAAGGGCTCGGCGGCAAACCGCATTTGCGCAATTACAGTTTCACTGACAAGGTCACAGTGATTGACCCGAAGCGGACCGGGGAGCCGCCCACGCCGCTCCCGGTGCTGCCCGAGGCCTGGCCATACTTTTGGCGGCACGGACAATGGAACGAACTTCGCGCCCGCATCGTCGGCAATCCCCCGCACATCACGACCTGGATCAACGGCGTGAAGTTCATGGAATGGCAGGAGACCGTAGTCCGACATCCCAATGAAGGAGGGATCGCCCTGCAAGTGCACGGCGGCGGGGACTACACCAAGCAGTTCGTACGTTACCGCAACATTCAGGTGAAGGAATTGAAGAGCGGCGAGAAGCAGCAATGAGAAGGCGCGCCCGCGCGCGCCGTCAGACTTTCGGCAGTTGCCAGGGGTCGCGGCGCTTCCGGTCGAGCATCACGTTCGCCGTCTCGTCGCCGATGAACTGCTCCTTCACCGGATCCCACTTCAGTTTGCGTCCGACCTTGAGGGCGATGTTGGCGAGGTGACAGACCGTGGACACGCGGTGGCCAATCTCGACCGGGAAATAGGGATCTTTGCGGCTCCTGACGCATTGCAGGAAGTCGTCGTGCTCGCCTTTCGGATTGGTGTAAAGGTGGAGTTCGTTCGGGCCGATCTTCGATTCGAGGATCGCCTTGGAACTGGCCTGGACCGGCCCGCGCCAGCCGGTGTTGCCGACCCAACCTTCGGTGCCAATGAACTTGATGCTGGGGTTGCCAGGTTTGCAGGTCATCACGACGCCATTGGCGTAACGATAGGTGACATCGTAGTCCTTGACGGTGTTGTAGAGGCCGCCTTCCCAATGCGTGCCGGTGCCTTCGACCTCCACCGGCCCGCTGTGCTCAGTGTCGTTGGCCCATTGCGCGGTGTCGAACAGGTGCGCGCCCCAGTCGCAAATGATTCCCCCGGAATAATCCCAGATCCAGCGGAAGTTGAAGTGGACGCGGTCGCGCGTGTAGGGGGCAAACGGCGCCGGGCCGAGCCACATTTCATAATCCAGTCTGGCCGGCACCGGCTGGGGCGTCGCGTCGCCCGGCACGGTGGGCTGTTTGGGCAGGATCACCTCGATGCGCTGGAGCTTGCCGATGCGACCGTTGCGGACCAGTTCGGCCAGGCGATGATATTCCACGACGGACCGATCCTCGGTGCTGGTTTGGAACACCTTCTTGTGTTTGCGGACTGCCTCCGCGAGCACCCGGCCCTCATGAATCGTCAGCGTGGGTTTCTCGCATTGCACATCCTTGCCCGCCTGGATGGCGAACAGGCTGATGAGCGTGTGCCAATGGTCCGGCGTGGAGATCATGACCGCATCAATGTCCTTGCGGGCGAGCACTTCGCGAAAATCCTTCGTCGCGAAACAATCCTCGTTCTGGTAATGCTCGTTCACGGTCTCCCGGGCGCTCATCAGATGGCCATGGTCCACATCACATACCGCGACCACCTGGGCGTCTTTGTGCTGGAGGTAGGGCTTGAGGTTCCAACCCATGCCGTGGCCGCCGGTGCCGATGAAGCCGACCGTGATGCGGTTGCTGGGCGCAGTCTGGCCATCGGCGCCCAGGACCGAGGAGGGCACTATCTGCGGGGCGACGGCGGCAAGGCAGGCCGTGGTGGCCGTGCGCCGGATGAAAGTGCGGCGGGAGAAACGACGAGTGTTTTTCATACTTGGTGGAGTGGTGGTTTGCGATTTGTCCGCGGCTTCATTGCATGGTGTGTTGATGCTCGGCCAGCCTTGCATTATCGGCGGCCGGATTCACGCATAATTTTGCCGTCATCGGCTTCCAGCTTGAGGGGATGCGGCAACTCTTCCGTGAATTTGTTCGATGGCCCACTGCGCGTGTTCGGCGATCAATGGTTCGGCGTCGTTGCCGGCGCGAGTCAGCGCGGGCAGGGTGTCGGTGTCGCCGACGTTGCCCAAGGCCACACAGACGTTGCGCAAGAAACCTCGGCGTTTGGTGCGCAGTATCGGCGTGCCGGCGAAGCGTCGCTTGAATTTGGCGTCGTCGAGCGCGAGCAGTTCCACCAGGTCGGGAGTGGCGAGATCAGGCCGCGCGTGCTGCTGCATGAGTTTCCCTTCCCGGGCAAACCGATTCCACGGACAGACGGCGAGGCAATCGTCGCAGCCGTAAATGCGGTTGCCAATGGCGGCGCGAAACTCGATCGGGATCGGGCCTTTCAACTCAATCGTGAGATAGGAAATGCAACGACGAGCGTCGAGTTGGAATGGCGCGGTGATGGCTTGTGTGGGACACGCGGCGATGCACCGCGCGCAGTTGCCGCAACGATTTTTCTCCGGCGCGTCCGGTTCCAGTTCGAGCGTCGTGATGATCTCGGCGAGAAAAATCCAGTTGCCGAGCTGACGGCTAATAAGATTCGTGTGCTTGCCGATGAAGCCGAGACCGGCCCGCTCGGCCAGGTCGCGTTCCAGCAATGGGCCCGTATCCACATACCACAACGAACGCGTGCCTTTGCCGCCGAGTTGATTCACAAAGGCGGACAATTGTTTCAACCGTTCACCGAGCACTTCATGGTAATCGGTGAAGCGAGCGTAACGGGCGATGAGGCCGGCTGGTTGAGAGTTGAGAGTTGAAGGTTGAAAGTTGGCCGTATCGTTGTTGTTATCATAACTCACAGCGAGTGTGATGATGCTCTTGGCGTTCGCCAGGACGCGTTGAGGGTCGATTCGTTTGTGGGCGTTGCGTTGGAGGTAGGCCATTTCACCGTGATGCTGCGCGGCCAGCCATTGTTTGAACTTCGGCGCGTTAGGTGGCGGAGTCGCGGTGGTGAAACGGCAGGCGTCGAACTCCAGTTCGCGGGCGCGTTGTTGAATGACGGATTTCACCGCGAGTCGGAACGTGCGAGGTTGAACTGGTGGATGACTTGATGCGCGACTTCGTTGAGCGAGCGCGTCGCGGTGTTCAATAACACGTCGGCCTGGCGATAATACGGCTGGCGGTCGAGCAACAGTTGGCGGATTTCTGCGAGCGGATCAGGCTTGTTCAGCAACGGTCGATGAGTCTGGTGGCGCACGCGCTCCCAGATTTTTTCCGGCGTCGCCCAGAGACAGACGACCAGCGCGTGGCTTTTAAGACTGGCCAGATTCTCGTCGCTGGCCACGAGCCCACCGCCGGTGGCGATGACGGTGTTTTTGCGAACGGCCAGTTCCTCGGTCACGCGTCGCTCCAGGGCGCGAAATGCCGCCTCGCCATCCTGTGCAAAAATATTGCGGATGGATTTGCCGGCGCGCGCTTCGATGACCTCATCGGTATCGAGGAACGTAAAACGCAACTGATCGGCGACGAGCCGGCCGACCGAGGATTTGCCCGTGCCCATGAAACCGACGAGGGCGAGGTTGCGTATTTGACGAGCGGCGTTCACGGCTTTGAAGTAACGGATAATCGCCCTGTTGGCACGCAGTTTCTCAATGATCGGCGGTATCGTGCGGATTTTACGGTTGAACAGCAGGCGTCGAAATTCGGAAGCGCTTTGTACAACCTTTTGTCTCATATGAGACAAAAGGTTGTACGGCCGTCAAGCGATGTGGAAAGACGCTCGACTCCCATTCTGCGGGCCGGCTTGCGCGCATCCATTCCGGAGTGGTTGAATCATTTTGTTGCTTGGAAAGATTCTGGCGGCAGGTATCCTCATCACTACGCAACTTGAAGTGTCCCTTGCCAAAGCGTTCGTGCGGAATTGTGCTGGCGGCTGGCTGGCTGTCGCTGACCGCCGCCGTTTCAATTTCGGCGACTGCAGCAATGCCCGGTCGGCGACCGCCCAACATCATTGTCATCCTCGCCGACGATCTGGGCGCGGAGTGTCTTTCGTGTTACGGCAGCACTTCCTACAAAACGCCGAATCTCGACGCGCTGGCCAGCGGCGGCATCCGGTTTCTGAACTGCTACGCGACGCCGCTGTGTTCGCCGTCGCGTGTTGAACTCATGACCGGTCGTTATGGATTCCGCACCGGCTGGACGAACATGATTGAGCGCGGCGAGGGCGCGGTGAATGAGTTCTTTGATCCCAGCCAGGAACGCACTTTTGGTCACGTGTTAAAAGCTGCCGGTTACACAACGGCCCTGGCGGGCAAATGGCAGCTCGCCCAGTTTCAGAAACACCCCCGGCACGTCAACGAGAGCGGCTTCGACGAGTATTGTTGCTGGACCTGGCTTTACGACGGCAAACGCACAGACCGATACTGGAAGCCGTCAGTCTGGCAGGATGGGAAATTGCGCGACGACGTGAGTGACAAGTATGGGGAAGACATCTTCTGCGATTTCCTCATTGACTTCATTGAGCGCAATCAGACGAAGCCATTTTTCGCTTATTACCCGATGGTGCTGGTGCACGAACCGTTTCAACCGACACCTGACGAAAAGAAAAACGGCGTCAATCAAACTGAAAAAAAGAGATCCGACGTTTCACACTTTCCCGCGATGGTGGCCTACATGGACAAAACCGTCGGGCGACTCCTGGCCACGTTGGATCGACTTGGCTTGCGTGAGAACACGCTTATCCTGTTCACGGGTGACAATGGCACGCCGCCGCCTGTCACTTCACGGATCGGTGCGACGATCATCCGCGGCGGGAAAGGGACGGTGACGCATCTTGGTGCGCATGTGCCGTTGATCGCGAGTTGGAAGGGAACGATTCCGGCCGGGCGCGTTGTGGAAGACCTGATTGATTTCAGCGACGTCCTGCCAACATTGGCCGAAGTTGCCGGCGCTCAGTTGCCGCGCGACGTGAGGATTGATGGCCATAGTTTCGCGGCGCGATTACGCGGGAAGCGCGCCCGGCCTCGTGAATGGGTTTACGTGCAACTGGGCGGCAAGAGTTTTGTGCGGGATCAACGCTGGCTGCTGCACAATGATGGGCGCTTTTACGACATCCAGAACGATCCATTCGAACAAGTTGATCTCGGCCTGCAACCCAAGAACAGAAAGGCAGTCGCGCGGCTGAAACAAATCAGCGACTCCGTGGCTCAGCCGGCCAATCCCTTCAAATAAGCGAAGATCAGTTCCGGCAATTCATCACTGTAACCGCCTTCCAAAACACTGAAGGCCGGCATGCCGAGCTTGCGAATGGATTCGCCAAGCCAGAAGTAATCCTCCGCTTCCAGTGTCTCCTGGGCGATGGGGTCGTTGCGATATGCATCGAACCCGGCGGACACGGCGACGAGATCGGGTTTGAATTTCTTCAGTTCTTCGAGGGCTTGTGACAACGACTTGCGGTATTGTTCGCGCGGCGTGTTGGGCGCGACGGGATAATTAAAACAATTCTTTCCAACTTTCTTCGTCCCCGTGCCCGGATAACACGGATGTTGATGAATTGAAAAGAATGCGGCCCCGGGTTGATCGAGCAGGATGGCTTCCGTGCCGTTGCCGTGATGAACGTCGAAATCGTAGACGGCCGCTTTCTTCGTGCCGGTGGCAAGCGCCTCAAGAACAGAAATGGCGACGGAGTTCAGATAACAAAAACCCATGGCGCGGTCGCGCGTGGCGTGATGACCCGGCGGACGCAACAAACTGAGGACGGTTTCGCCCTTGCGCGCCGCTTTGAGCGCCTCCAGCGCACCTCCCACGGCCAACCGCGCGTAATCCGCAATGTTGGGAAGGAACGGAGTGTCGGTATCGAAATCCTGTGGCTGCTTGAGTCGGGCGATGAATTGCGGAGAATGAGCGCGCTGGATGGCGGCTTCATCCACCAGCGCAGGCTTGTCCCAAGTAAGTTTCAATTCGGTTTGGGTGCGCAGCTTTTCCAAAGTCCGCGTGATGCGCGCCGGGCGTTCGGGATGGCCGGGTGAAAAATAACCCGTGCAATGTTCATCGGTGATGATCTTCATGGACATGATTTACCACGAAGCGACATGGATGGACACGAAGAAACACGCCCGTTCTCATCGCGCCTGGCTTTAGCAGTGGAAATTGGCTTTTGCCTTTTGAATTCGCCGCCCTAAAATGGAGTCAACCTAACGGCGTTCAAATTATGAAACGAATCTTCGTGCGCGTCCTTTCGCTGGTTGCCTACCTGTACATTGCCGGTCTCGCCTTCGCCTGGGATTACGAAGGTCATCGGATGGTGAATGAATTGGCGCTGGCCTCGTTGCCGGGAGACTTTCCCGCGTTTGTGAAGACGGAGGTGGCACAGGAACGCATTGCCTTTCTATCGGGCGAACCAGACCGGTGGCGCAACACAACCGATCTGCCGTTGAAACATTTCAATGGGCCGGACCACTTTCTCGACCTCGAAGAACTGGCGGACTACAAACTGGAACCGGGTTCGCTGAGTCATTTCAGGTACGAATTCGCGGCACAACTGGCCGTGGCGCGCGCGCTTCATCCGACGAACTTTCCGCCGATTGATCCGGCCAGGAACGAGGATCACACGCGCGAACTGATTGGTTTTCTGCCGTGGACGATCACAGAGTATTACGCGAAATTGAAGTCGGCATTCTCGTATCTCAAGACCTTCGAGGAACTGGGCACGCCGGAGGAAATCATCAACGCCCAGCAGAACATCATCTACCTCATGGGCGTGATGGGTCACTTCGTGGGGGACGGGTCGCAGCCTTTGCACACGACGAAAAATTACAACGGTTGGGTGGAAGCAAATCCCCACGGTTTCACAACCAGCAAGTCATTTCACGCCTGGATTGACGGCGGCTTCATTCAAAAGGCCGGTTTGGATATGCGGAGGATGAATGCGCAGTTGCGTCCGGCGCGAATGCTTTGGCCTGGTGACCCTAAGGCCAAACACGACGATGTGTTTCCGCTTGTGATGACCTATCTGCTGGCTCAATACAAACTCGTGGAGCCGCTGTATCAACTTGAAAAGGAGGGGAAACTTTCCGGCGAAGGCGAGGCCGGACAAGGCGGGCGTGAATTCATTTCCCGGCAAATCGTTGTCGGCGGGCAGATGTTGGGCGACCTGTGGTATTCAGCATGGGAACAGGCGATGCCCGATGGGTATCTCAAGACGCAGTTAAATAAGCGCAAACTGGCCAATGAAGCAAAACCGCCATCGGGAAAAGAGAAGAATTGAAGGTGGCGGGTTGAAGGTTCATTTTGTTGACGGAATTGCGGCTGCACCAGAACCGAACGCGACATGATTCGAACTGCCGTCGGATATCACATAAGCCAGCAAGTCGAGAATTTGAGTTTCCTGGAGCGTATTCAGAATCCCGGCGGGCATGTTCGAAACCTTCGACAACTCACGTCGGCGAATATCGGTTTTGCGGATCGTGATGGCATCCTCGCCCTGTGGAGTAGCCGGGCGGCCAACCCCAGGCGTGGTGCTGGCTGATACTCCACGGGGCAAGGTCGCCGTCTGGGGAAGAACCACCACCACCTGGTCGTCCTCGCGCACGATTCGACCGTTGCTGATCTCGCCGGATTTCGTTTCGATCTCAGTCGCCGCATATCCTTCCACAATGACCTTTGAGGGGAGCACAATTGATTCAAGCAGGTCATGCAATGACAGTCGTTGGCCTGCACCGGTCAAGTCAGGCCCGACGCTGCCAACATCGCCGGCGAACCGATGGCACTGGCCGCAACCCGCCAGCTTGAAGGCAGCTTTGCCCGAGTCGAAGGAGCGTCCCTGTTTGGCCTGCTCAAGCTTTGGCAGGAGGTCGTCCATCGTCCAATCGCGCACAAATTGTTGCGCGGACTTCATGGCACGAATCCATTCGCGAAACAGCGCGACGGCCTGCTCGTCCACTGTCGCGATGACGACTGGTGGCATCTGGCCACGTCCACGCCGCGACAGCCGCTGCAACAGAATGGAACGATCTGGATCGCCGGGCGCAACCAGCATCGCGTTGTTGATGCCGAAGGTGTCGTGTTGCGGTCGCGCGCCAATCACATTCATGTCGTCCGCTTTGGTGCTAAAACTAAGAATCATTTTCGAGTTGCCGCCCCCGGTTCCGACATGACACACCGAACAGTTCGCGTGGAGATATGAGCGGGCGCGGGCTTCGAGGGATTGGGTTACGTCGTAAGGATTGACCAATTCCAAGTGGGCCTCTCCCCCTTCCGTGCCACCCTCCTCTCCCCTTACCTTTGCGGAGAGGGAGGAGTCGGAGGGGGGAGAGGGCGAATAAGCTACCGTCAGTCCAGTCAGGGACTTGGGAAGCGAATTGGTGAACAGGCCGAGGTGGCGCAAGGTGCGCAACTGATTGTCTTTGACGCCGCCGTAATCATGCACTCTGTTCATCTGCTGTTCCGTCAGACCGAGGACGAAGTTGGCCGCGCGACTGTGGCAGGCGCTGCATTCCGCACGACCCGGATAATGCCAGACTTGTCGGCGGACACCGCCCGGTGCGCGAGGGTCCTGGATCACGAATTCTTTCTGCCCGCCGGTTTTCTGAACCAGCGTCGCGTCGGATTGCGCGTCGTCCCAGCGATAAGAGTAACCAACCCACTGACCGGATTGACGGGTGAGCAGCCGCGTCTCGAGGCGCTGGCGGGACGCCGCGTGGCCAGCCTCGCGCTCCAGCGAAAGTGTTTGCACGAGCACCGCGCCGTTGGTCAGATTCCAACTGCCGGTGGAGCTGTAATCCAGACGAGTGTCGTCGGGCAACGCGATGAATCGTTCAGCCGAGGCACCATCCGCCCACGCCGGCGCATTCACCGAGTACGGAATCACCCCGGGCTGCACCTGGTGGGCGCGAGTGGAAGCGAACAAACCGGTTTCGCTCAGGCGCGTCGGGAATGTGGGCATCGCGCTTTGTTTGGGCGATCGAACCAGACGACAAATGTTGCCTGCGTGGTCGGCGATCAACAGTTGGCCGCGTTGATCGACGACGAAAGCCGTGATTTGCAGTTCGGTGTCCGCCAACTCATGGTGCCAGGTCACGCGTTTCCCGTCGTGGCGCATGCCCCAGATTTTGCCGGTCGAGTAATCACCGTAAACGTAAACGCCGTCGAGGTCTGGAAACTCGGCGCCGCGGTAGACGACGCCCCCCGTCAGCGAGCGCGCTTCCGAATGGCTGTGCTCGATGGTGGGCAGAACGACCGGCGTCGGACCGAGCCTGCGGTTAAGGTAGAAAGGATGACTGCCTTCATAGACGCTCCATCCATAATTCTCACCGCGACCCACCAGATGGGCCGTTTCCCAAAGGTCCTGCCCGTTGTTGCCCACCCAGATTTGACCGGACTTGGGATCGACGGTCAGTCGCCAGGGATTGCGCAGACCGTAGGCCCATTTTTCTGGTCGGGCGTCTTTACGTCCAACGAAGGGATTGTCCTTCGGCACGGCGTAAGGCTGCGTGGCGTCCGCGCGATCGACATCGATGCGCAAAATACCGCCGTTAAGCCCGCTGAGGTCCTGGCCGGTCACCCAATCATCCGAATC
It encodes the following:
- a CDS encoding PQQ-dependent sugar dehydrogenase; translation: MKTNWKARKGILRGRPSHEPALDRPIPYPSQKWSKERRIVPLLGPARRRRTRRASLMMVCFVATLAIVTLNVLHAADEPPFGIERRIPWTTSRLVGSPDPPLRYTVERTFTNLEWKLPIFITAEPGTDRLFVILQGGETNKPSRILQLHDDPNTAQVETFLALSNRLVYSLAFHPGYHTNGYIFVFSNGTTSEQQRTNRISRYFVARHPPFRCDPESAHPIIEWHSQGHDGGGLVFGNDGLLYISSGDGSSDSDDWVTGQDLSGLNGGILRIDVDRADATQPYAVPKDNPFVGRKDARPEKWAYGLRNPWRLTVDPKSGQIWVGNNGQDLWETAHLVGRGENYGWSVYEGSHPFYLNRRLGPTPVVLPTIEHSHSEARSLTGGVVYRGAEFPDLDGVYVYGDYSTGKIWGMRHDGKRVTWHHELADTELQITAFVVDQRGQLLIADHAGNICRLVRSPKQSAMPTFPTRLSETGLFASTRAHQVQPGVIPYSVNAPAWADGASAERFIALPDDTRLDYSSTGSWNLTNGAVLVQTLSLEREAGHAASRQRLETRLLTRQSGQWVGYSYRWDDAQSDATLVQKTGGQKEFVIQDPRAPGGVRRQVWHYPGRAECSACHSRAANFVLGLTEQQMNRVHDYGGVKDNQLRTLRHLGLFTNSLPKSLTGLTVAYSPSPPSDSSLSAKVRGEEGGTEGGEAHLELVNPYDVTQSLEARARSYLHANCSVCHVGTGGGNSKMILSFSTKADDMNVIGARPQHDTFGINNAMLVAPGDPDRSILLQRLSRRGRGQMPPVVIATVDEQAVALFREWIRAMKSAQQFVRDWTMDDLLPKLEQAKQGRSFDSGKAAFKLAGCGQCHRFAGDVGSVGPDLTGAGQRLSLHDLLESIVLPSKVIVEGYAATEIETKSGEISNGRIVREDDQVVVVLPQTATLPRGVSASTTPGVGRPATPQGEDAITIRKTDIRRRELSKVSNMPAGILNTLQETQILDLLAYVISDGSSNHVAFGSGAAAIPSTK